The following nucleotide sequence is from Acidobacteriota bacterium.
CCAGCACCAGATCTACGTGGCCACCGACGAGGTCCACCATCCGGGAAGCGTTTTCCGCATGGCCCACTGCTACGTCCACGACGGGACCGGCGGCAACAACGTGAAGAGCCGGGCCGAGCGGAACGAGATCGTCTCCAACTGGATCGAGGGGGCCTACTACCACGAGCTGGAACTCATCGGCCCCGACCCCTACGGGGCGCCTGACGGATGGAGCGAGGGCCTGGTTCGCGAGGATTCGGACGTCGTCGGGAACGTGCTGTGGAAGAGGAACACCTTTTTCGTGGTCCGCTTCGGGGGGGACGGCACGGGCCAGAGCAACGGGCGCTACCGCTTCGTACACAACACCGTGGTGGCGGGCACGAGCGCGGTTTTCCGGATCTTCGACGGGATCCAGAGCGTGGAGATGCACGACAACGTCTTCTGCCGCGCGGACGGCGGCGCGCCGAACCTCCTCCGCACGGCCGAAGCCGAGTGGACCGACGGGGAGCAGATCGCCGGACGCAGCAACTGGGTGCGTACGGGCTCCACGAACGTACCGGCCCAGTGGACGGGGACGCTCTACGGAACGGACCCCGGCCTGACGGACCTCGGCGCCTCCGACCCCCGCCCCCTCCTTGGAAGCCCCCTTCGGAACGCCGCCGCCACGGACCTCTCCGGCCCGCCCGGTTTCCCCTTTCCCGACCCCGAGCACCCGGTCCCCTTCCATCCGCCCCTGCACGCCGTCTCGGTGCCCGGGCAAGAATCTCCCCGGCCCTTCGACTGCGCCCCGGACATCGGGGCCTACGAGTTCCCTCCCGCCGTCGCCGTGGTGGCCCGATTGAGACTGGCCCAGGGAGGGGCCTTGTCCTGGGACCGGGCCCCGGGCGTCTCCGCCTACGACGTGGTGAAGGGCGACCTGGGCCTTCTCCTCTCCTCGGGAGGGGACTTCGGGTCGAGCCTCCTGGCCTGCCTGGAGAACGACTCGCCCAACGCGGAGGCCGCCGACGGCGAGACCCCGGAGGTCGGAGGGGGGTTCTACTACCTCGTGCGAGGGACGCCCGGCGGAACCTACGACTCGGGCTGTCCAGGCCAGGACGCGCCGCGAGACGCGGAGGTGGCGGCCTCTCCGGCCGCCTGCCCGTAACAGGCTCCCTCAGCGCGTGAGCTTCCGGTAGGTGATGCGGTGGGGCCGCTCGGCGGCGGCCCCGAGGCGCTTCTTCCGGTCCTCCTCGTAGTCGCGGTAGTTCCCTTCCACGAAGACGGCCCGGCTCTCCCCCTCGAAAGCGAGGATGTGGGTCGCCACCCGGTCCAGGAACCACCGGTCGTGGCTCACCACGACGGCGCACCCGGCGAAGCGCTCCACGGCCTCTTCCAGGGCCCGGAGCGTGTTCACGTCGAGGTCGTTGGTGGGCTCGTCGAGGAGCAGGAGGTTGGCGCCGGAGCGGAGCATTCGGGCCAGGTGGAGGCGGTTGCGCTCGCCTCCGGAGAGGACGGCCACGGGCTTCTGCTGGTCTGCCCCGGTGAAGTTGAAGCGCCCGCAGTAGGCCCGCGCGTTCATCTGGACCTTGCCGAGCTGGACGGTGTCGTAGCCGTCCGCGATGGCCTCCACCACAGTCTGGTCGTCCCTGAGGCTCGAGCGAGACTGGTCCACGTGGGCCAGCTTCACCGTCTCGCCCACCCGGACCGTCCCCGAATCGGGCCGCTCGGCGCCCGTGATGAGCTTCAGCAGGGTCGTCTTGCCCGCCCCGTTGGGGCCCACCACCCCCACGATGCCCGCCTTGGGAAGCCGGAAGGAGAGGTCCTCCACGAGCAGGCGGTCCCCGTAGCCCTTGGAGACCTTCTCGAACTCCACCACCACGTCGCCCAGGCGCGGGCCCGGCGGGATGTAGATCTCCAGCTCCCGCGAGGTGGTTTCGGGCTCGGCGGAGAGGAGCTGTTCGTAGGAGTTCAGGCGGGCCCGGCCCTTGGCGTGGCGGGCCTTGGGGGCCATGCGCACCCACTCCAGCTCGCGCTGGAGGGTCTTCTGCCGGTCGCTCTCCTGCTTCTGCTCCTGCCGCAGGCGCTCCTGCTTCTGTTCGAGCCAGGAGGTGTAGTTGCCCTTCCACGGGATGCCCTGGCCCCGGTCCAGCTCGAGGATCCAGCCCGCCACGTTGTCCAGGAAGTAGCGGTCGTGGGTGACGGCGATGACGGTCCCCTCGTAGTTCTGGAGGTGGCGTTCGAGCCACGCCACGGTCTCCGCGTCGAGGTGGTTGGTGGGCTCGTCCAGAAGGAGGATGTCGGGCTTCTGGAGGAGGAGGCGGCAGAGGGCGACGCGCCGCAGTTCTCCGCCGGAGAGGACGCCGATGGGGGTGTCGCCGGGGGGGCAGCGGAGGGCGTCCATGGCCAGTTCCAGGCGGGCGTCCAGGTCCCAGGCGCCGAGGGCGTCCAGCTTCTCCTGGACCTCCCCCTGCTCGGCGATGAGCCGGTCCATGTCCGCGTCGGGGTCCGCGAAGCCCTCGTTGATCTCGTCGTAGCGCTTGAGGAGGGCCACCGTCTCCGCGGCGCCCTCCTTCACCACGTCGAGGACCGTCTTGTCGGGATCGAGCTTCGGCTCCTGCGGCAGGAAGCCCACGCTGTAGCCGGGGGAGCAGTGGACCTCGCCCAGGATTTCCGTGTCCAGGCCCGCCATGATTCGCAGCAGGGAGGACTTGCCCGAGCCGTTGAGGCCGATGACGCCGATCTTGGCCCCGTAGTAGTAGCCCAGGTAGATGTCCTTCAGGACCTGCTTGGGGCCGTGGAGCTTGCCCACGCCCACCATGGAGTAGATGACCTTCGTCGTCTCGTTGGCCATTCGGAAAAGACCTCCCCGGTGGGATTGTAGCAGAGGAGCGCGGGCGAAAGCGC
It contains:
- the ettA gene encoding energy-dependent translational throttle protein EttA is translated as MANETTKVIYSMVGVGKLHGPKQVLKDIYLGYYYGAKIGVIGLNGSGKSSLLRIMAGLDTEILGEVHCSPGYSVGFLPQEPKLDPDKTVLDVVKEGAAETVALLKRYDEINEGFADPDADMDRLIAEQGEVQEKLDALGAWDLDARLELAMDALRCPPGDTPIGVLSGGELRRVALCRLLLQKPDILLLDEPTNHLDAETVAWLERHLQNYEGTVIAVTHDRYFLDNVAGWILELDRGQGIPWKGNYTSWLEQKQERLRQEQKQESDRQKTLQRELEWVRMAPKARHAKGRARLNSYEQLLSAEPETTSRELEIYIPPGPRLGDVVVEFEKVSKGYGDRLLVEDLSFRLPKAGIVGVVGPNGAGKTTLLKLITGAERPDSGTVRVGETVKLAHVDQSRSSLRDDQTVVEAIADGYDTVQLGKVQMNARAYCGRFNFTGADQQKPVAVLSGGERNRLHLARMLRSGANLLLLDEPTNDLDVNTLRALEEAVERFAGCAVVVSHDRWFLDRVATHILAFEGESRAVFVEGNYRDYEEDRKKRLGAAAERPHRITYRKLTR